From a single Vibrio toranzoniae genomic region:
- the rsuA gene encoding 16S rRNA pseudouridine(516) synthase RsuA, whose amino-acid sequence MRLDKFLCDALGVTRREATHLLKSKAVTVNDVIQKSGSLKVTEECVVEWQGNELHVHGPRYIMLYKPEGFVCSHEDGANRIAFELLDEIKMDKLHFAGRLDVDTTGLVLITDDGKWSHRITSPKHKCKKTYRVWLVDPVEADYIEKFKEGIQLKSEDSLTLPAHLDVRAEREVLLTIHEGKYHQVKRMFAALGNKVEALHRERIGEIEMDESLELGEYRYLTQEEVDSIWK is encoded by the coding sequence ATGCGTTTAGATAAATTTCTGTGCGATGCATTAGGCGTCACGCGAAGAGAAGCAACACACTTATTAAAATCAAAAGCAGTGACAGTGAATGATGTCATTCAAAAAAGCGGCTCACTTAAGGTAACTGAAGAGTGCGTGGTAGAATGGCAAGGGAATGAACTGCATGTTCACGGTCCACGTTATATCATGCTGTATAAGCCAGAAGGCTTTGTCTGTTCGCATGAAGATGGCGCAAATCGTATCGCGTTTGAATTGCTTGATGAAATCAAAATGGACAAGCTACACTTTGCTGGTCGTCTAGATGTTGATACTACTGGCCTTGTGTTGATTACTGATGATGGGAAGTGGTCCCACCGTATTACATCACCAAAGCATAAATGCAAAAAAACGTACCGTGTGTGGTTGGTTGATCCTGTTGAAGCTGACTACATTGAGAAGTTCAAAGAAGGTATTCAGCTTAAGAGTGAAGATAGCCTAACACTTCCTGCACATCTTGATGTTCGTGCAGAGCGTGAAGTTCTATTAACGATTCACGAAGGCAAATACCACCAAGTAAAACGTATGTTTGCGGCGCTTGGTAACAAGGTAGAAGCACTACACCGTGAGCGTATTGGCGAAATTGAGATGGACGAATCTTTAGAATTAGGTGAATACCGTTACCTAACGCAAGAAGAAGTTGATTCTATCTGGAAGTAA
- a CDS encoding DUF2913 family protein, translating to MSKYYIEIQKLVNDALGELYALHKSGKAIDAPIANNLYLVRWVTKAIKAQSYDRVIVPDLVRWQKQGRSKGNNSDLTFTFKRISAFYGQFFPEGEEPKALKDSDVEAFMDKMYEMGWSVSSEDELTTGGKIQFFTDGEHSFALCGKQCDDSFDGELMVKPMNWFVRGNHAEFIQAAMEAGFMLHKVTDYKSAVKYHGEYIVYPANQGNQLAEIPISFIG from the coding sequence ATGTCAAAATACTATATTGAAATTCAGAAGTTAGTGAATGATGCGCTAGGTGAGTTATACGCTCTGCATAAGTCAGGTAAAGCGATTGACGCACCTATTGCAAACAACCTTTACCTGGTTCGTTGGGTAACCAAAGCGATTAAGGCTCAATCTTACGATCGCGTGATTGTGCCGGACTTAGTTCGCTGGCAAAAGCAGGGGCGCTCAAAGGGTAACAACTCTGATTTAACCTTTACCTTCAAACGTATCTCTGCTTTCTACGGTCAGTTTTTCCCTGAAGGCGAGGAACCGAAAGCGCTAAAAGACAGCGATGTTGAAGCGTTTATGGACAAGATGTACGAGATGGGTTGGAGCGTATCAAGCGAAGACGAGCTAACCACTGGTGGAAAAATCCAATTCTTTACCGATGGTGAGCACTCATTTGCCTTGTGTGGCAAACAGTGTGACGACTCTTTCGACGGCGAGTTGATGGTTAAGCCAATGAACTGGTTTGTTCGCGGAAACCACGCTGAGTTTATTCAAGCGGCGATGGAAGCGGGTTTTATGCTTCACAAAGTGACGGACTACAAGTCTGCGGTGAAGTACCACGGTGAATATATCGTTTATCCTGCAAACCAAGGTAATCAATTGGCTGAGATTCCAATTAGCTTTATTGGCTAG
- the rplY gene encoding 50S ribosomal protein L25: protein MKFEAVVRTELGKGASRRLRHAGKFPAVIYGGEAAAVAIELIHDDVINQMDKPEFYETITLVIDGAEVKVKPQDVQRHAFKPKVEHMDFIRI, encoded by the coding sequence ATGAAATTTGAAGCAGTAGTACGTACTGAACTAGGTAAAGGTGCGAGCCGCCGCCTACGTCACGCTGGTAAATTCCCAGCTGTAATCTACGGTGGTGAAGCAGCAGCTGTAGCTATCGAACTTATTCACGATGACGTGATCAACCAAATGGATAAGCCTGAATTCTACGAAACAATCACTCTAGTGATTGACGGCGCAGAAGTTAAGGTTAAACCGCAAGACGTTCAACGTCACGCGTTCAAGCCTAAAGTTGAGCACATGGACTTCATCCGTATCTAA
- a CDS encoding ABC transporter ATP-binding protein, with translation MLKLSDLCKGYVDGGEFHPVLQGAELTLNQGDQLALMGESGSGKSTLLNLIAGLDLADSGEIAFPNFNMHDSTERNRTAYRRNNIGHIFQQFNLLPTLNIADNIRFCRQLKGLPEDKGLWRQILSALDLMPLLGRYPEEASGGQQQRAAIARALYMEPKILLADEPTGSLDERNAEAVMRLLTSLTRQLECTLLLVTHSEKVALHMDGRIRLQGGQLHVMARS, from the coding sequence ATGTTAAAGCTTTCAGACCTATGTAAAGGCTATGTCGATGGGGGGGAATTTCACCCTGTTTTGCAAGGTGCAGAGTTAACGTTAAACCAAGGTGACCAGTTGGCATTAATGGGCGAAAGCGGCTCTGGTAAAAGTACGTTACTGAATCTTATTGCGGGTTTAGACCTTGCCGATTCTGGTGAAATCGCTTTCCCTAACTTCAATATGCATGATTCGACTGAGCGCAATCGTACCGCATATCGCAGAAATAATATCGGTCACATCTTTCAGCAATTCAATTTACTTCCAACGCTTAACATAGCTGATAACATCCGATTTTGCCGACAACTAAAGGGCTTACCTGAAGATAAAGGTTTGTGGCGACAAATTCTATCCGCTCTCGATTTAATGCCTTTACTCGGGCGTTACCCAGAAGAGGCGTCTGGTGGTCAACAACAGCGTGCAGCGATTGCTCGAGCTTTGTATATGGAACCCAAAATCTTATTGGCTGACGAGCCAACGGGTAGTTTGGATGAGAGAAATGCAGAAGCGGTGATGCGTTTACTGACTTCGTTGACTCGTCAATTAGAATGTACACTGTTGCTTGTCACTCACAGTGAAAAAGTGGCGTTACACATGGATGGTCGAATCCGTCTGCAAGGAGGGCAATTGCATGTTATGGCCCGTAGTTAA
- a CDS encoding response regulator transcription factor, which produces MKILVVEDEPRLGQQIIETLEEADWVPELSRDGIDALYRATSEAWDAIVLDLGLPKLDGLTILKGIRDENINTPVIILSARDTLTQRVEGLNAGADDYITKPFEMVELIARIRTQLRRASGSASPILQIGDLSLDTRSSKVLWQGQAVSLTALEYKVVAYFMHNQNKVISRTELIEHIYKQDFDRDSNTVEVFIGRIRKKIAPKIIKTVRGLGYQLNAE; this is translated from the coding sequence ATGAAAATTTTAGTCGTTGAAGACGAGCCGCGTTTGGGACAACAGATTATTGAAACACTCGAGGAAGCCGACTGGGTTCCAGAACTTTCTCGAGATGGTATCGATGCACTTTACCGAGCAACATCAGAAGCATGGGACGCGATCGTTCTTGATTTAGGTTTACCAAAGCTTGATGGGCTAACAATATTAAAAGGCATTCGAGATGAAAACATCAATACACCAGTTATTATCTTGAGCGCTCGTGACACCCTAACTCAGCGTGTAGAAGGATTAAACGCAGGGGCCGATGATTACATCACTAAACCTTTCGAAATGGTTGAACTAATCGCTCGGATTCGAACTCAACTACGTCGAGCATCTGGTAGTGCTTCGCCTATCCTTCAGATTGGTGACTTAAGCTTAGACACTCGCAGCTCTAAAGTGCTTTGGCAAGGGCAAGCTGTAAGCCTGACAGCATTAGAATATAAAGTTGTTGCTTACTTCATGCATAATCAGAACAAAGTCATATCTCGTACTGAGCTCATCGAACATATTTACAAGCAAGACTTCGACCGTGACTCAAACACTGTCGAAGTGTTTATTGGTCGTATTCGTAAAAAAATCGCACCGAAGATAATCAAAACGGTTCGTGGGCTTGGTTACCAATTAAATGCCGAATAA
- a CDS encoding ATP-binding protein: MNLKRKTLKNTSLKSRLLLAAAFWLGAMILAAGIGIPKLVNDYLVDDMKQQLSLTMDELTANIETNNHGALIMAERLSDPRLNQPYSGIYWRASTQDQIIRSRSLWDKDLTIKRSPIHTSVKGPKEEKLIYIEQDIYLPELSDPVTITIGMNDNSLESTLNQLTGQVWLILLLLFVGVLLLIGIQVSWSLLPLNKMQRELALLRKGEQQGLSDNYPKEVSPLVSDLNALLFHYQELLERARNHAGNLSHALKTPLSVLKNEIERLPDDDKKLLQEPIHQIQSQIDYHLGRARMAGAMNILSVKSSPCERVEAIAMAFDKVYADNNVTMVNELDLELDVAVEKTDLDEMLGNLLENSYKWARSIIRVHAKDLTDGNVELIVEDDGQGIPEEKLEQVTKRGVRLDETTPGTGLGLNIVNEMAHSYRGSLTLGKSSMGGLRASLILKVSQTR; this comes from the coding sequence ATGAACTTAAAAAGAAAAACACTTAAAAACACCAGCCTAAAAAGCCGCTTGCTCCTTGCTGCGGCTTTTTGGCTAGGTGCTATGATATTAGCAGCAGGTATCGGTATACCAAAACTGGTTAACGACTACCTCGTCGATGACATGAAACAACAGCTTAGCTTAACCATGGATGAGCTAACAGCCAATATCGAAACCAATAATCATGGAGCACTGATAATGGCTGAGCGCCTTTCAGACCCCAGATTAAACCAACCTTACAGCGGTATCTATTGGCGCGCCTCAACCCAAGATCAAATCATTCGTTCTCGCTCGCTATGGGACAAAGACCTCACTATAAAACGGTCACCGATACATACGTCAGTCAAAGGGCCTAAAGAGGAGAAACTGATCTATATTGAGCAAGATATCTACCTCCCTGAACTAAGTGACCCTGTCACTATAACTATAGGTATGAATGACAACTCATTAGAATCGACACTCAATCAACTCACAGGGCAAGTGTGGCTTATATTACTGCTATTGTTCGTTGGTGTTTTATTGTTGATAGGTATTCAAGTCAGTTGGTCTCTACTTCCTCTGAATAAGATGCAACGAGAGTTAGCATTACTAAGAAAGGGGGAACAACAAGGCTTAAGCGATAATTACCCAAAAGAAGTGTCGCCATTAGTGTCTGATCTCAATGCCTTACTCTTCCATTATCAAGAATTGTTGGAGCGAGCTCGTAACCACGCAGGCAACCTTTCTCACGCCTTAAAAACACCACTATCGGTTCTCAAAAATGAAATAGAGAGGCTTCCCGATGATGATAAGAAACTCTTACAGGAACCTATCCATCAAATTCAAAGCCAAATAGATTATCACCTTGGCCGTGCACGTATGGCAGGCGCAATGAACATCCTTTCGGTTAAGTCGTCGCCCTGTGAACGTGTCGAGGCAATTGCGATGGCGTTTGACAAAGTCTATGCCGACAACAACGTAACCATGGTCAACGAACTGGATTTAGAACTTGATGTCGCAGTTGAAAAAACCGACCTCGATGAAATGCTCGGAAACCTGCTCGAGAACAGCTATAAATGGGCACGTAGTATTATTCGAGTGCACGCCAAGGATCTTACTGACGGCAATGTTGAATTAATTGTAGAGGATGACGGACAAGGTATCCCTGAAGAAAAACTCGAACAGGTAACGAAGCGAGGTGTTCGTCTTGACGAAACCACACCAGGAACAGGACTTGGGCTTAATATTGTGAATGAGATGGCACACAGCTATCGTGGCAGCTTAACTTTGGGCAAAAGCTCTATGGGTGGCTTAAGAGCCTCTCTAATCCTAAAGGTTTCTCAGACTCGTTAG
- a CDS encoding DUF2867 domain-containing protein, whose translation MKKVLVLGASGYVGSQLLPLLLEQGYQVTAAARHIDYLKARTQPHDNLSLEYLDLADQAATQALVPDFDLIFFLVHGMAEGHDFIDYELSLARNFISALGPKNQHVIYLSSLQPQTGDSEHLQARKKTGQLLRKGPVPVTELQAGVIIGPGSAAFEIMRDFVYNLPIMIAPKWVDSKANPIALQNLNHYLLKLAQDTPNESQTFEVGGPDIVSYRNQFAHIAKTADRPLRLWATSLLTPQIASYWLGVVTSVPSNIGRALLAGLKHDFIASSTTIREMYPQKLISFESMVEQAIHAEGNFVKSNVWGFDKTAFKRWQAGYGYYPKKTGASITSTASLESLWDVAQQIGSPKQGYFFANALWRTREWLDVLFGGGIPVRQMPEGPNLKVGDKIDSWKVIRCEENQFLSLLFGMKGPGLGRLEITVSDQDDCRELNISAWWHPKGFLGLLYWFAMMPAHLFIFKGMVKAIEKQAQEQD comes from the coding sequence ATGAAGAAAGTACTGGTTTTAGGCGCTTCTGGATATGTTGGTTCACAACTCCTCCCTCTCCTGCTTGAACAAGGCTACCAAGTCACTGCAGCAGCAAGGCATATTGACTATTTAAAGGCAAGAACCCAACCTCACGACAACTTATCACTCGAATACCTTGATCTCGCCGATCAAGCGGCGACGCAAGCATTAGTGCCTGATTTTGATCTTATCTTCTTCTTAGTTCATGGGATGGCAGAAGGCCATGATTTCATTGATTACGAACTCAGCTTAGCGCGTAACTTTATTTCAGCGCTTGGGCCGAAGAATCAACACGTTATCTATCTCAGCTCTCTTCAGCCTCAAACCGGTGACTCAGAACACCTTCAAGCCAGAAAAAAAACCGGACAGCTACTTCGAAAAGGCCCCGTTCCAGTAACCGAGCTCCAAGCTGGCGTCATCATTGGCCCCGGCTCTGCGGCATTTGAGATCATGCGAGATTTCGTTTACAACCTACCCATCATGATTGCGCCAAAATGGGTCGACTCCAAAGCCAACCCAATCGCCTTGCAAAACCTTAACCACTACTTGCTGAAACTCGCACAGGACACACCCAATGAAAGTCAAACGTTTGAGGTTGGCGGACCTGATATTGTCTCTTACCGAAATCAGTTTGCTCATATAGCCAAAACAGCCGATCGCCCACTGAGGCTTTGGGCAACATCATTACTAACGCCTCAAATCGCTTCCTATTGGTTAGGCGTGGTAACTTCTGTCCCTTCAAATATAGGCAGAGCACTTCTTGCAGGCTTAAAGCATGACTTTATTGCTAGTTCGACGACCATAAGAGAAATGTACCCTCAGAAGCTTATATCGTTCGAGAGTATGGTTGAGCAAGCCATTCACGCTGAAGGAAATTTCGTTAAAAGTAATGTCTGGGGCTTCGATAAAACCGCGTTCAAACGATGGCAGGCTGGGTATGGCTACTACCCCAAGAAAACTGGTGCAAGCATCACTTCAACCGCGTCACTGGAATCACTGTGGGATGTCGCACAGCAGATAGGCAGCCCCAAGCAAGGTTATTTCTTTGCTAACGCTTTATGGCGCACACGAGAATGGCTAGATGTTCTGTTTGGTGGCGGTATACCCGTTCGACAAATGCCTGAAGGCCCAAACTTAAAAGTCGGTGACAAAATAGACTCGTGGAAAGTCATTCGCTGTGAAGAAAACCAGTTCTTATCTCTACTTTTTGGTATGAAAGGCCCAGGGTTAGGGAGACTGGAAATTACGGTATCTGACCAAGATGACTGCCGCGAACTGAACATATCAGCTTGGTGGCATCCAAAAGGCTTTTTAGGATTGTTATATTGGTTCGCAATGATGCCAGCCCATCTGTTTATCTTTAAGGGCATGGTGAAGGCGATTGAGAAGCAGGCACAAGAGCAGGATTAG
- a CDS encoding MATE family efflux transporter, translating into MLLSSILHHTRGDFVRRLIAIALPITLQSIMFSSRGLVDVLMLGQLGEADIAAVGVASRAMFVTTIMLVGVTTGGALLTAQYWGAGDKQGVRESTALTWLVSTLFALLTIVFFVSFPAQIMGVTTDSQEVINLGMEYIVITSFSMLAVSCVSSMAVGLRAMHKPGISTFFSGIGILSNVFLNWVLIFGHLGFPALGIKGAAIATVMSGAIEVATLFGYLYFSKHLLAFKFCDIKAAATVEKVVRFLKLSLPTTFNFLAWAGGLFAYHAIMGQSGVQGLAALSVMTPVESISLSLLIGMSNAAAVLVGNQLGAKHNEAVYYQALGLTILCFLTSIVVAIFLYFMQTPILNSFSALTEETRALSEKFILILSVGIVLRSIPMTVIVGVLRAGGDVKFCLYQDLIAQWVIGIPLAAIAAIYLKFTPEWVYLLFLTEEVIKWGGSLYRVKTRKWIKNLIEN; encoded by the coding sequence ATGTTGCTCTCTTCCATTCTTCATCACACTCGCGGTGATTTTGTTCGTAGGCTTATTGCGATTGCTTTGCCTATCACTTTACAGAGCATTATGTTTTCAAGCCGAGGCTTAGTGGATGTGTTGATGTTGGGTCAGCTTGGAGAAGCTGACATTGCCGCAGTCGGTGTTGCAAGCCGTGCCATGTTTGTGACCACCATTATGTTGGTGGGTGTGACCACGGGTGGCGCATTGTTGACCGCACAATATTGGGGAGCGGGCGACAAACAAGGTGTGAGGGAAAGCACGGCACTAACGTGGTTGGTCTCGACGTTGTTTGCGTTACTGACTATTGTTTTCTTTGTCTCTTTCCCTGCGCAAATCATGGGCGTGACCACGGACTCTCAAGAAGTCATTAATTTGGGTATGGAATACATCGTTATTACCTCATTTAGCATGTTGGCGGTATCGTGCGTTAGCAGCATGGCTGTTGGCTTAAGAGCGATGCATAAACCGGGTATCAGTACTTTCTTTAGTGGTATTGGCATCCTTTCTAATGTGTTCTTAAACTGGGTACTGATCTTCGGTCATTTGGGCTTTCCTGCTCTTGGTATAAAAGGCGCAGCGATTGCGACGGTAATGAGTGGGGCTATTGAAGTGGCGACCTTGTTTGGTTACCTCTATTTCTCTAAGCATTTATTAGCCTTTAAATTCTGCGATATTAAAGCGGCAGCGACCGTTGAAAAAGTGGTTCGTTTTCTGAAGTTATCGTTGCCGACGACGTTTAATTTCTTAGCTTGGGCTGGTGGCCTTTTTGCTTATCACGCAATCATGGGACAATCGGGCGTTCAAGGTTTGGCTGCACTGTCAGTCATGACGCCGGTTGAGTCTATCTCATTGAGCCTATTGATTGGCATGTCGAATGCGGCTGCGGTTTTGGTTGGAAATCAACTTGGTGCTAAGCACAATGAAGCAGTTTACTATCAAGCTTTGGGCTTAACGATTTTGTGTTTCTTGACCAGTATTGTTGTTGCGATTTTTCTCTACTTTATGCAAACGCCAATACTGAATTCGTTTAGCGCTTTGACTGAGGAAACCAGAGCCCTTTCGGAAAAGTTCATTCTGATTCTAAGCGTAGGGATTGTGCTTCGCTCAATTCCGATGACGGTCATTGTAGGGGTACTGAGAGCAGGAGGGGATGTTAAGTTTTGTCTCTATCAAGACTTGATTGCTCAGTGGGTTATCGGTATTCCATTGGCAGCGATCGCCGCTATTTATCTCAAGTTCACGCCTGAGTGGGTGTATTTACTGTTCTTAACTGAAGAGGTGATTAAATGGGGCGGTTCGCTCTATCGGGTAAAAACAAGGAAATGGATTAAAAATTTAATAGAAAATTGA
- a CDS encoding Bcr/CflA family multidrug efflux MFS transporter, translating into MQTSTQQTPNSQPQTPQLGWMLFLVLGAIGALTPLAIDMYLPAMPTIAKDLGVTAGEVQITLTAYTAGFALGQLLHGPLADSYGRKPVLLIGVFFFAIASVVSATTHGIEALTLVRTAQGFAGAAAAVIIQAVVRDMFDREDFARTMSFVTLVMTVAPLIAPMIGGYLALWFGWRSIFWVLAIFAVIVILAVMIKIPETLSVENRQPLRFKTTIRNYARLCKNPTAMGLIFSGAFSFSGMFAFLTAGSFVYIDIYGVRPDLFGYLFGLNIVAMILMTTINGRIVKKVGSHTMLRTALVIQLLAGVGLLAGWALDLGLWGIVPFVMLFIGTISTIGSNSMGLLLSGYPNMAGTASSLAGTLRFGTGSVVGAIVAMLPSDSAGSMAMVMAACAVMSALLYWTLGKKA; encoded by the coding sequence ATGCAAACGTCTACCCAACAGACCCCAAATTCACAACCACAAACTCCTCAGTTAGGTTGGATGCTATTTTTGGTTCTGGGTGCGATTGGTGCACTGACACCACTCGCCATCGATATGTACCTGCCCGCAATGCCAACGATCGCCAAAGATCTCGGCGTAACAGCGGGTGAAGTACAAATCACACTCACAGCGTACACCGCAGGTTTTGCGTTAGGTCAGTTGTTACATGGCCCGTTAGCCGACAGTTATGGTCGAAAGCCAGTTCTACTGATTGGTGTCTTCTTCTTTGCGATTGCGTCTGTTGTGAGTGCCACTACTCATGGCATTGAAGCGTTAACGTTAGTTCGTACTGCTCAAGGTTTTGCAGGGGCGGCGGCGGCGGTCATTATCCAAGCCGTTGTGCGTGATATGTTTGACCGTGAAGATTTCGCAAGAACGATGTCGTTCGTTACCTTGGTGATGACGGTTGCGCCACTTATCGCACCTATGATTGGCGGTTACTTGGCATTGTGGTTCGGCTGGCGTTCAATCTTTTGGGTCTTAGCTATTTTTGCGGTGATTGTGATCCTCGCGGTAATGATCAAAATCCCTGAGACACTGTCTGTTGAAAATCGCCAGCCACTGCGCTTTAAAACGACGATTCGCAATTACGCTCGTTTATGTAAAAACCCGACCGCTATGGGCCTGATTTTCTCGGGTGCGTTCTCGTTCTCTGGGATGTTTGCATTCTTAACCGCAGGTTCTTTTGTCTACATTGATATCTACGGCGTACGTCCTGACCTGTTCGGTTATCTGTTTGGCCTGAATATTGTTGCGATGATTCTAATGACGACAATCAATGGTCGAATCGTTAAAAAGGTCGGTTCTCATACCATGCTGAGAACAGCGCTAGTCATTCAATTACTGGCTGGCGTGGGTTTACTGGCCGGTTGGGCATTGGATCTCGGGCTTTGGGGTATTGTGCCGTTTGTGATGCTGTTTATTGGCACTATTTCTACAATTGGTAGTAACTCCATGGGTCTATTGCTAAGTGGTTATCCAAACATGGCAGGCACGGCTTCATCGCTTGCGGGAACATTAAGATTTGGTACTGGTTCTGTCGTTGGAGCGATCGTTGCGATGCTACCAAGTGACAGTGCTGGGTCTATGGCTATGGTAATGGCTGCGTGTGCAGTAATGTCAGCATTACTATATTGGACATTAGGAAAGAAGGCATAA
- a CDS encoding DEAD/DEAH box helicase, with protein sequence MYTLRPYQADSVKSVIHYFRKHQTPAVLVLPTGAGKSLVIAELARLAKGRVLVLAHVKELVEQNHEKYEGYGLKGSIFSAGLGRKETDQQVVFASVQSVVRNLDSFSNQFSLLVIDECHRVPDEKNSSYQKVITHLRENNSGIKVLGLTATPYRLGMGWIYQYHTRGQVRSDEPRFFRDCIFELPIRYLLDEGFLTPARMIDAPVLSYDFSQLKPASTGRYKEAELDMVIEQSKRATPQIVDQIIHLAQDKLGIMVFAATVRHAQEILGLLPEGEASIVIGDTPTLERDQIINDFKERRIKFLVNVSVLTTGFDAPHVDLIAILRPTESISLYQQIVGRGLRLSPGKKECLVLDYAGNSYDLYQPEVGDPKPDSDSEIITIPCPACGFNNNFWGKLDSNGFLLEHFGRKCQGYFTDEDTDEREHCGYRFRAKYCGECGADNDIAARICHECDATLVDPDKKLKEALNLKDALVFECLEMDLNVLKDDKGKSQLKVTYRGENQAQVHEFWSLTTKKQKQNFKDQFVRPHLADRHRPFEESSPTKVVAHQHRFRPPQFVIARKVGRFWKMRDKIFEGELQQR encoded by the coding sequence ATGTATACACTCCGCCCGTACCAAGCTGACTCCGTAAAATCAGTGATTCATTACTTCAGAAAACACCAAACTCCAGCGGTTTTGGTACTGCCAACCGGGGCAGGCAAAAGCCTTGTGATTGCTGAACTAGCAAGGCTTGCGAAGGGCCGCGTTCTGGTGCTGGCTCACGTTAAAGAACTGGTAGAGCAAAATCATGAAAAATATGAAGGTTATGGGTTAAAAGGCTCAATTTTTTCTGCTGGTTTAGGCCGCAAAGAGACCGACCAACAAGTGGTATTCGCGTCGGTTCAATCCGTGGTTCGTAACCTCGATTCATTCTCCAATCAATTTTCACTTTTAGTTATCGATGAATGCCACCGTGTGCCTGACGAAAAGAATAGTAGCTACCAGAAAGTAATCACTCACTTACGTGAAAATAATTCGGGAATTAAGGTCCTTGGATTAACAGCGACCCCTTATCGTCTTGGTATGGGATGGATTTATCAATATCACACCCGCGGACAAGTGCGCTCAGACGAGCCACGTTTCTTTCGAGACTGTATCTTTGAGCTGCCCATTCGTTACCTACTTGATGAAGGCTTCTTAACCCCTGCCCGCATGATAGATGCGCCAGTATTGAGTTACGACTTCTCGCAATTAAAGCCAGCAAGCACGGGCCGTTATAAAGAAGCCGAGTTAGACATGGTGATCGAGCAATCAAAACGCGCTACACCGCAGATTGTCGACCAGATCATTCACCTAGCCCAAGACAAGCTCGGCATCATGGTATTTGCCGCCACCGTTCGACACGCGCAAGAGATCCTCGGTTTATTGCCGGAAGGTGAAGCATCGATTGTCATTGGTGATACACCTACGTTAGAACGCGACCAAATCATCAATGACTTCAAAGAACGTAGAATCAAATTCTTGGTCAACGTGTCAGTTTTGACAACAGGTTTTGATGCACCGCATGTCGATTTAATAGCCATATTGCGCCCCACAGAGTCCATCAGCTTGTATCAACAAATTGTTGGCCGAGGCTTACGTTTATCTCCAGGCAAAAAAGAGTGTTTAGTGCTGGATTATGCAGGCAACAGTTACGACCTTTATCAACCTGAGGTAGGCGATCCAAAGCCGGATTCCGACAGTGAGATCATTACGATTCCCTGCCCTGCTTGTGGCTTCAACAACAATTTTTGGGGCAAACTAGACAGTAATGGCTTCTTACTCGAACATTTTGGTCGTAAATGCCAAGGCTACTTTACCGATGAAGACACAGACGAACGCGAACATTGCGGCTACCGTTTCCGTGCAAAATACTGCGGTGAATGTGGTGCCGATAACGACATTGCTGCGCGAATTTGTCATGAGTGCGATGCTACTCTGGTTGACCCAGACAAAAAGCTTAAAGAAGCACTCAACCTAAAAGATGCCTTGGTGTTTGAGTGTTTGGAAATGGATCTCAACGTGCTTAAAGATGACAAAGGAAAATCACAACTTAAAGTCACCTACCGCGGCGAAAACCAGGCACAAGTGCATGAGTTTTGGTCATTAACTACCAAGAAACAGAAGCAGAACTTTAAGGATCAGTTTGTTCGCCCCCACCTTGCCGACAGACACAGGCCATTTGAAGAGTCCTCACCTACAAAAGTGGTTGCTCACCAACATAGATTCCGCCCGCCTCAATTCGTGATTGCACGCAAAGTTGGGCGCTTTTGGAAAATGAGAGACAAGATATTCGAAGGTGAGCTTCAGCAGCGCTAA
- a CDS encoding PepSY domain-containing protein produces the protein MFNKAMISLFSLSLGLLVSVGVWADSAHNGHDLVQDVHKAGTRIEFEEDQDEVYDAVRAGYIRPFSEMYAAVENDLHGRIIKVELEEDDDVWVYELKINFQNNIIKVEYNAETLEMLMIKGRNFKEAIKNDHHE, from the coding sequence ATGTTTAATAAAGCTATGATTTCTTTGTTTTCTTTAAGCTTAGGCTTACTGGTTTCTGTTGGCGTATGGGCTGATTCAGCTCATAACGGCCATGACCTTGTACAAGATGTCCATAAAGCAGGAACCCGTATCGAATTTGAAGAAGATCAAGATGAAGTCTATGACGCTGTACGAGCAGGCTATATTCGTCCTTTCTCAGAAATGTACGCAGCGGTCGAAAATGATCTGCACGGCAGAATTATTAAAGTAGAGCTAGAAGAAGACGATGACGTCTGGGTCTATGAGCTGAAAATCAATTTTCAAAACAACATCATCAAAGTTGAATACAATGCTGAAACATTAGAAATGCTGATGATAAAAGGTCGCAACTTTAAAGAAGCTATCAAAAACGACCATCACGAGTAA